A stretch of the Streptomyces venezuelae genome encodes the following:
- a CDS encoding SH3 domain-containing protein, giving the protein MVKQAVTVCAVAAALLLGPAGTAGWASGDGDGDRRGRPATARDGFDGPVSHPVGVVVTTSPLLVRARPSLHSEVVKSLQPHQRLLLKCQTRGTWVDGNPVWYRLYGIHGWVSARYVHNHQLVAPC; this is encoded by the coding sequence ATGGTGAAGCAGGCAGTGACGGTGTGCGCGGTGGCGGCTGCCCTGTTGCTCGGGCCGGCCGGGACGGCCGGCTGGGCGTCGGGTGACGGTGACGGCGACCGCCGGGGCCGCCCCGCCACGGCCCGGGACGGTTTCGACGGGCCCGTCTCCCACCCGGTCGGAGTCGTGGTCACCACCTCGCCCCTCCTCGTACGCGCCCGGCCATCGCTGCACTCCGAGGTCGTCAAGAGCCTCCAGCCCCACCAGCGGCTGCTGCTCAAGTGCCAGACCCGCGGCACCTGGGTGGACGGCAACCCCGTCTGGTACCGGCTCTACGGCATCCACGGCTGGGTATCGGCCCGCTACGTCCACAACCACCAGCTCGTCGCCCCCTGCTGA
- a CDS encoding RICIN domain-containing protein, with amino-acid sequence MWEILPISTEGNKHLVRIKNAGYNRCLTLTNTRHHTAVTFAQRDDDDDSQQWLIIHADPAQADFVIACPSKPNLVISPREGAQDLETLIEVEEHGPWTDQFWRWRAPRA; translated from the coding sequence ATGTGGGAGATCCTCCCCATCTCGACGGAGGGCAACAAGCACCTGGTCCGCATCAAGAACGCCGGCTACAACCGCTGCCTGACCCTCACGAACACCAGGCACCACACCGCCGTCACCTTCGCCCAGCGCGACGATGACGACGACAGCCAGCAGTGGCTGATCATCCACGCCGACCCCGCCCAGGCCGACTTCGTCATCGCCTGCCCGTCCAAGCCCAACCTGGTCATCTCGCCGCGCGAAGGCGCCCAGGACCTGGAGACCCTGATCGAGGTCGAGGAGCACGGGCCCTGGACCGACCAGTTCTGGCGCTGGCGCGCGCCGCGCGCCTGA
- a CDS encoding class I SAM-dependent methyltransferase, with product MSNGPEAAAQDGAGAAGAGGTAWSGRAGAQSFAAVEAATDWLLGYPFVFRALSRRIGAGQVLVDYGCGPGKVAGHAARLLGARVLGVDTSPEMLALARSAGTAVAEYHLVRDGRAACLPDGCADAVMCNHVLASLPTGEAVHGVLTEIRRLLRPGAPLVLLATDPGCTGTEYATLRIGEPGAVYGPGEPFTVRLRRTDGSWAEMRNHAWPVDRLPGLLEDAGFGEVAGHRPSVDEALVLADPDLVRSRPWTAERTRPPLVVITATAA from the coding sequence ATGAGCAACGGGCCGGAGGCGGCAGCACAGGACGGGGCAGGAGCGGCCGGTGCGGGTGGCACCGCCTGGTCGGGGCGGGCCGGCGCGCAGTCCTTCGCGGCCGTGGAGGCGGCCACCGACTGGCTGCTCGGCTACCCCTTCGTCTTCCGGGCCCTGTCCCGGCGGATCGGCGCCGGCCAGGTCCTGGTGGACTACGGCTGCGGGCCGGGCAAGGTCGCCGGCCATGCCGCCCGGCTGCTGGGAGCGCGGGTGTTGGGCGTGGACACCTCACCCGAGATGCTCGCGCTGGCCCGCAGCGCCGGCACCGCGGTGGCGGAGTACCACCTGGTCCGGGACGGCCGGGCGGCCTGCCTGCCCGACGGGTGCGCGGACGCGGTGATGTGCAACCACGTCCTCGCCTCGCTGCCGACCGGGGAAGCGGTCCACGGGGTGCTCACCGAGATCCGCCGGCTGCTGCGCCCCGGCGCCCCGCTGGTGCTGCTGGCCACCGACCCCGGCTGCACCGGCACCGAGTACGCCACCCTGCGGATCGGCGAGCCGGGTGCGGTGTACGGGCCGGGGGAGCCCTTCACCGTACGGCTGCGCCGCACCGACGGGTCCTGGGCGGAGATGCGCAACCACGCATGGCCCGTGGACCGGTTGCCCGGGCTGCTGGAGGACGCCGGGTTCGGGGAGGTCGCCGGGCACCGGCCGTCCGTCGACGAGGCACTCGTCCTCGCCGACCCCGACCTCGTCCGCAGCCGCCCGTGGACGGCCGAGCGCACCCGGCCGCCCCTGGTGGTCATCACCGCCACGGCGGCCTGA
- a CDS encoding DUF2087 domain-containing protein: protein MNHLMKPDTVVALLAEPTRLRVFSAVVLGASSLPAAAEAAGVSAREAAGALRRLRAGGLVTGTDGRLAAHTGQFRGIARDHRAPAEPERHGYADEQVETLLRTFVRDGRLMRLPAQWGRRRVVLQHLTYRTFATGISYDERTVNEKLKAWCEGSGTDHVTVRRYLVDLCLLGREAGRYWLRTDIQPAL from the coding sequence GTGAACCACCTGATGAAGCCGGACACCGTCGTCGCCCTGCTCGCCGAGCCCACCCGGCTGCGGGTCTTCTCCGCGGTCGTCCTCGGGGCCTCTTCGCTGCCCGCCGCGGCCGAGGCCGCCGGGGTCTCCGCCAGGGAGGCGGCCGGAGCACTGCGCCGACTGCGGGCCGGCGGCCTGGTCACCGGGACCGACGGACGGCTCGCCGCGCACACCGGGCAGTTCCGGGGCATCGCGCGCGACCACCGCGCCCCGGCGGAGCCCGAGCGCCACGGCTACGCCGACGAGCAGGTCGAAACCCTGCTGCGCACCTTCGTACGGGACGGCCGGCTGATGCGGCTGCCCGCCCAGTGGGGCCGTCGCCGGGTGGTGCTCCAGCACCTGACGTACCGTACTTTCGCCACCGGCATCAGCTACGACGAGCGCACCGTCAACGAAAAGCTGAAGGCCTGGTGCGAAGGCTCCGGCACCGACCATGTGACGGTCCGCCGCTACCTCGTGGACCTCTGCCTGCTGGGCCGCGAGGCCGGCCGCTACTGGCTGCGTACGGACATCCAGCCCGCCCTGTAG
- a CDS encoding GNAT family N-acetyltransferase, producing MTEILTPRLLLRPWQEDDLLPMAEINADPAVMQWIGDGSVLDLEQTSDALERWEEEWDDEGFGLFAVELLGSGELIGFTGLSVPHFLPEVLPAVEAGWRLGRQFWGQGYASEAAQAVLEWGLQDRGLEHVISISRVGNKASENVAHKLGMTLERETTHPEYGTPLNVFGIDLTEYVG from the coding sequence ATGACCGAGATCCTCACCCCCCGCCTCCTGCTGCGCCCGTGGCAGGAGGACGACCTGTTGCCGATGGCCGAGATCAACGCCGATCCGGCGGTGATGCAGTGGATCGGCGACGGATCGGTGCTCGATCTCGAGCAGACCTCCGACGCGCTGGAGCGCTGGGAGGAGGAATGGGACGACGAGGGCTTCGGACTCTTCGCCGTGGAACTGCTCGGCTCGGGTGAGCTGATCGGCTTCACCGGTTTGTCCGTACCGCACTTCCTGCCCGAGGTGCTGCCGGCCGTGGAGGCCGGATGGCGGCTGGGGCGCCAGTTCTGGGGCCAGGGATACGCCTCCGAGGCGGCCCAGGCCGTACTGGAATGGGGCCTTCAGGACCGTGGCCTGGAGCATGTGATCAGCATCAGCCGGGTGGGCAACAAGGCGTCGGAGAACGTCGCGCACAAGCTCGGTATGACCCTGGAACGTGAGACGACCCACCCGGAGTACGGAACGCCGCTGAACGTCTTCGGCATCGACCTGACCGAATACGTGGGCTGA
- a CDS encoding serine/threonine-protein kinase, which translates to MSGRGTVLGGRYTLTERIGGGGMGTVWRADDEVLARQVAVKLLHPALLEDGAFATRFRREAQLLAALSHPGIVDVHDYAETGGEDESDADRVAYIVMELIDGQPLDGVLAESGPMPAERALGILAQALDALHAAHWREIVHRDLKPSNLMLRADGQVAVTDFGIARALTSTKITASHELLGTALYMAPEQAEGKAPAPAGDLYSIGVVCYELLTGERPFTGESVLEVALKHIREPAPELPDRFPAPVREFVATALAKEPGDRFADAAAMAAAARAAVTAGAAVGSASVAPVRKDAGAPEPAAAPEPQVVAPVVAAVAPARAEAPRRSRRAIWVPIVIPVVITAGASTVLLIDRTPYGAEAKTPGPGQSIAAPAVGGAGAPPAGQPASPPSSGASPAGTAPTPAPGALPPGTGNQPVDQGPGGAVGGAAGGTGTGTGAGAGGAGGQGATPPAGATPPAAPPAAKPTPAAPAPKPAKPQGCGGTNWGYIVNVGDGLKLGLAKDGLAGGTAVVMGGATAYGWVHTVPSSWHAFNPCNMDSPALVQETDGRVTLSSGFSFLHNWTVTAASRPGAFYLKDYMGQQCLTDNGAGRQVTMKACTPGNAAQEWKIP; encoded by the coding sequence ATGAGCGGGCGGGGGACCGTGCTCGGGGGGCGCTACACGCTGACCGAGCGCATCGGGGGCGGGGGCATGGGAACCGTCTGGCGGGCGGACGACGAGGTGCTGGCGCGTCAGGTCGCCGTCAAGCTCCTGCACCCGGCACTGCTGGAGGACGGCGCGTTCGCCACCCGCTTCCGGCGCGAGGCCCAGCTCCTCGCCGCACTCAGCCACCCCGGCATCGTGGACGTCCACGACTACGCGGAGACCGGCGGCGAGGACGAGAGCGATGCGGACCGCGTCGCGTACATCGTGATGGAACTCATCGACGGGCAGCCGCTCGACGGGGTGCTCGCCGAAAGCGGGCCCATGCCGGCCGAGCGGGCGCTCGGCATCCTCGCCCAGGCGCTCGATGCCCTGCACGCCGCGCACTGGCGGGAGATCGTGCACCGCGACCTCAAGCCCTCGAACCTGATGCTCCGCGCCGACGGACAGGTGGCGGTCACCGATTTCGGGATCGCGCGTGCCCTGACCAGCACCAAGATCACCGCTTCCCACGAGCTGCTCGGCACCGCGCTCTACATGGCGCCCGAGCAGGCCGAGGGCAAGGCCCCGGCCCCGGCCGGCGACCTCTACTCGATCGGTGTCGTCTGCTACGAACTGCTCACCGGGGAACGGCCGTTCACCGGGGAGAGCGTCCTCGAAGTGGCGCTCAAGCACATCCGGGAGCCCGCCCCGGAGCTGCCGGACCGGTTCCCCGCGCCGGTGCGCGAGTTCGTCGCCACCGCACTGGCCAAGGAGCCCGGGGACCGCTTCGCGGACGCCGCTGCGATGGCCGCCGCGGCACGTGCGGCCGTAACCGCCGGCGCCGCCGTCGGCTCGGCTTCGGTCGCCCCCGTACGGAAGGACGCCGGCGCGCCCGAACCGGCCGCTGCCCCCGAGCCCCAGGTCGTGGCGCCGGTCGTGGCCGCGGTCGCCCCGGCCCGGGCCGAGGCCCCGCGGCGGTCGCGGCGCGCCATCTGGGTGCCCATCGTCATCCCGGTGGTCATCACCGCCGGAGCGAGCACGGTCCTGCTCATCGACCGGACCCCCTACGGGGCCGAGGCGAAGACACCCGGCCCCGGGCAGTCCATCGCGGCCCCCGCCGTGGGCGGCGCCGGCGCGCCCCCGGCAGGGCAGCCGGCATCCCCGCCGTCCTCCGGGGCGTCACCGGCCGGAACGGCACCGACTCCCGCACCCGGCGCCCTCCCGCCCGGCACCGGGAATCAGCCGGTGGACCAGGGGCCCGGCGGGGCGGTCGGCGGAGCGGCCGGCGGCACGGGCACAGGCACGGGCGCAGGCGCCGGCGGCGCGGGCGGCCAGGGCGCCACCCCGCCGGCCGGCGCCACGCCCCCCGCCGCGCCGCCCGCCGCCAAGCCCACCCCCGCCGCCCCCGCTCCCAAGCCCGCAAAGCCCCAGGGCTGCGGCGGCACGAACTGGGGCTACATCGTCAATGTCGGCGACGGACTCAAGCTCGGCCTGGCCAAGGACGGCCTGGCCGGCGGTACCGCCGTCGTCATGGGCGGGGCGACCGCCTACGGCTGGGTGCACACGGTCCCGAGCAGCTGGCACGCGTTCAACCCGTGCAATATGGACAGCCCGGCGCTGGTCCAGGAAACGGACGGCAGGGTCACCCTGTCGAGCGGCTTCAGCTTCCTGCACAACTGGACCGTGACCGCCGCGAGCCGGCCGGGCGCCTTCTACCTCAAGGACTACATGGGCCAGCAGTGCCTCACCGACAACGGCGCCGGCCGGCAGGTCACCATGAAGGCCTGCACCCCCGGCAACGCGGCCCAGGAGTGGAAGATCCCCTGA
- a CDS encoding DUF6296 family protein, translating into MTNKRYELLFPEGPGEGTGEGSDTAGDTVEVSDTGQKGPGGHPVYADATGIVRAEISDRGEVRMLPSGGGQQPVQGVRARPLPDA; encoded by the coding sequence ATGACGAACAAGCGCTACGAGCTGCTCTTCCCCGAAGGCCCCGGCGAGGGCACCGGCGAGGGCTCCGACACCGCCGGGGACACCGTGGAGGTCTCCGACACCGGCCAGAAGGGCCCTGGTGGCCATCCCGTCTACGCCGATGCCACCGGCATCGTCCGGGCGGAGATCAGCGACCGCGGCGAGGTCCGCATGCTCCCGTCGGGCGGCGGCCAGCAACCGGTCCAGGGCGTCCGCGCCCGCCCGCTCCCCGACGCCTAG